A stretch of DNA from Maridesulfovibrio sp.:
TGATCGTTGCCGGTACGGTAACCAAGAAAATGGCTCCGGCTGTTGTCAGACTGTACGAGCAGATGCCCGCTCCGAAGTGGGTTCTGGCTCTGGGCAACTGTGCAATTTCCGGCGGTCCTTTCAAATTCAAGGGACAGTACGGAATTGTGGAAGGAGTGGACAACCTCATTCCGGTCGACGTTTATGTTCCCGGCTGTCCGCCTCGTCCGGAGGCCCTGCTTGAAGGGTTGTTCCAGATTCAGGAAAAGGTGACCGGAAAACGCTGGTGGCCGGTTCCGGAATCCCTGAAGAAGGAGCGTGCGTAATGATGGGGAAAGA
This window harbors:
- a CDS encoding NADH-quinone oxidoreductase subunit NuoB, which translates into the protein MAPQDFLTPSGHVVEDGIVRLELAEDAMNICRSMSLWPMTFGLACCAIEMMACGMARFDMARFGAEVFRPSARQADLMIVAGTVTKKMAPAVVRLYEQMPAPKWVLALGNCAISGGPFKFKGQYGIVEGVDNLIPVDVYVPGCPPRPEALLEGLFQIQEKVTGKRWWPVPESLKKERA